One Polynucleobacter necessarius genomic window, TGAAGCTAAATAGGGTGTCGTTCCAGTGGTGGACGGTTAAAACGGTTTCGGTGTGATATGCGGCCATAACAAGCTTTTAATAAATTTGCAAAACCTTGATTATCCTCAAAATCTGCTCATTTTTTGAGGGTTTGATGGATTAACTTTTCATAACCAATGCACTTTTGGTAATAAGGCAGGTCTTTCTGCCGATTGAGCCCATCTCCCACTATGATTAAGGGATGACTCGTGCTCAATACCTCTATCTCTCGTTCATTAGTCTTAGCTTGGTTATCTTTGCAGTGATATTGCAACAGGTTGGCTACCAAGGCGTCAGCTTTTTGCCTTGTCCATTGTGCATCTTGCAAAGAGTTGGGTATCTGGGCATTGGCATTTCTTGTTTATTTGCTGCGAGCTTCCATTCCTCGCGGAAGTTCTTTCACATCGTCGCCATTTTATCGGCTATATATGGCCTTGGCGTAGCTGCTCGTCATGTATGGTTACTATCTCATCCTGGGGCTTCTTGTGGCATTGATCCCCTTGAGACATGGATTAATCAGTTTCAATTAGCTCAAGGTCTTCCATGGCTATTTAAGGCTGATGATCTGTGCTCTGCAAAACTTCCCGCAATTCTCGGGTTACAAGTTCCTGAATGGTCTTTGCTTTGGTTTACTTTTTTATTGTTGATCTTGCTAGTTACTTTTCTGAGAAGAGCAAAGTAGTGCGGATAAAAAATCTCACACCATGGGTCGTGGGACTCAGCCTCCAATATGCAGGCAGACCCGTTGTTGGGTTTGCTGCACTGGTGGATTTGTTTTTGTCAGGGCTGGAGCTGTCAAAGTGGCTGGACTTCCGTAGAACTCTCCCTGTACCAAAATCCTCGAGTCATGAAATGCAAGTTGATCTAGATTCTTGGTAATCACAATATTAGCTTCACTGCTTGTACTCTTAGGCTGTTCAATATCGCTATAGAGATTCGCACCAGATTGCAAAAGGTGTCGTGCAATTTTGATGTAATGAACGTGCGCTCTTTCGGATGAGCCCTGAAGATCGGTAATCGAATCTATATTGATAGCCACTTTTAATGAATTGAGTCGATTGTTTTGCAAAACAAAGTGGAGGCGTTTGGTATCTTTTACTAATGAAATTGGCAATTCAATCACGATTCGGTTTGGTGAGAACCCGAGAGCATCAACCACTTTTCTAAATGCTGAGCCATGATTGTCATCTATGGCAGAGATGAGGCCCTCATGAACATTCAGAAATAAAAGAGCGTCATCAATGCCATGTAGCGTGAAGTTTAATAAATGAATTGTTCGACACAGGCGGTCTAGACTGGTAATTTCGTTATCATCGACTGGTTTGGAAAAAAGGTCCCCAGGCTTTATTTGATTGCCATAGGCATCAATGCAGCGAACAAATGCTTCATAGGCGT contains:
- a CDS encoding disulfide bond formation protein B, with product MTRAQYLYLSFISLSLVIFAVILQQVGYQGVSFLPCPLCILQRVGYLGIGISCLFAASFHSSRKFFHIVAILSAIYGLGVAARHVWLLSHPGASCGIDPLETWINQFQLAQGLPWLFKADDLCSAKLPAILGLQVPEWSLLWFTFLLLILLVTFLRRAK
- a CDS encoding EAL domain-containing protein, which produces MRVPSKTQLFIDGLKSNNVNRPLFLNGAGEISARWQNLTLSSVFQPIFRSTDLVNPYAYEAFVRCIDAYGNQIKPGDLFSKPVDDNEITSLDRLCRTIHLLNFTLHGIDDALLFLNVHEGLISAIDDNHGSAFRKVVDALGFSPNRIVIELPISLVKDTKRLHFVLQNNRLNSLKVAINIDSITDLQGSSERAHVHYIKIARHLLQSGANLYSDIEQPKSTSSEANIVITKNLDQLAFHDSRILVQGEFYGSPATLTAPALTKTNPPVQQTQQRVCLHIGG